The Oceanispirochaeta sp. M1 genome segment CTCTGAATGATGTGGAAGATGATTTTTTAAGAGGTGGTTTGAGACTTGTTGTTGATGGTACCGATCCTGATGTGATAAAAAAAATTCTTTATGGAAATGTCTCCATGATAGATTCCCGTCATCAGGACGGGATCGATTTCTTTGGAAACTGGGCTAAAATCGCTCCAGCTTTCGGAATGATCGGTACTCTGCTGGGTCTGATCGGTATGATGGCCAACCTGGAAGATACGGCGTCTATCGGTCCTAACATGGCAGTAGCCCTTGTAACCACTCTTTACGGATCTATATTTGCCAACCTTGTGCTTATGCCTATACAAGTCAAATTGGACGACAGAAATAAAGAAGAGCTTATGGTTAAAGAAATTATGATTCAGGGAATCCTGTCTATTCAGTCGGGAGATAACCCTCGAATACTGGAAGACAAACTATACACCTATCTGCCGCCTGCTGAGCGTCCTCAGAAGAGCAGCGGAGGAGAATAGGATGAAACTCAATGGCTGACGAAGATGAAAAAAAATGTCCAAAGTGTGAAGAAGGTGCAGCCGAGTGGCTGACCACTTACGGAGACATGGTAACTCTGCTTCTATGTTTTTTTGTAATCCTGATGAATCCGGAAACCATTGAGGGAGCCCGTATGGAGCTTATCATGGTTTCCTTTAATGGTTTGGGCCCCCTGCAGGGTGGTAATACTCTGGATGTAGGTGAACTTGCAGAACTTGGAAATAACATAATGGCCATGCCTTCCACCAAGAGGGCGCGGGGACTGGATAAAGCCAGACAGACGGCTGTATCCATGTTTAAACCCGAGGTAAAGAGCAAGCAGGTACGTATAACAGAGGATGAACGGGGGCTGGTGATTACTCTGGCCTCTGATGCTTTTTTCAAACCTGCCAGTGCTGATGTGGATATTGAAAATACAAGGGATATTCTTCAGAAACTTTCCGGGCTTCTCTCATCAGAGGCACTGGAGGACAGGAAGTTCAGGATTGAGGGACATACGGATGCAAGTCCTACTGATCCTGAGGGACCCTGGCCCAGTAATTGGGAACTTTCAGCCGCAAGGTCTGCCAATGTTCTGCACTATCTTGTAGACCTTGGTGTTGATGAGGCTCAGTTCCAGATTGCAGGTATGAGTGATACGGTTCCTCTGGTGGCTGATGACAGTCCGGAGGGGCGTGCGTATAACAGAAGAGTGGATGTTATTGTGCTTGCAGAGGCACATGAGTAATAGTAGGATCAGAAATGAGGAAGTGTTTGCATAAAACACCTTTTTCTGATAAAATTTATCTGTTAAATAGGATGCAGGTGATAAGATGGCTGATGAAGACATAGAATTAGGAAATGCACTGGAAGCAGCGTCACCCGATGAAATGGGTGAGCCGAAGAAAAAGCGTTTTATCTCCGATAAGATTGCCAGAGTACTTGTGTACGTGGCATCGGGTATTATAGCTATCCTCTTGACCATAACTATTTCAGTAGTCACCTTCCGGGTACTGGATAAGGGTTCTGTCAATAGAAGTTTTGCAGAGGTTTCACAGGCTTACGAAACCATTCCCGAACCCTATACCTATTACACCCTGATCCCTCAGATCAGAGGAGTCACCCGGGACCAGTCTCCCCATTCGGTAATTGTTAAAGTGGATATCGGATATAAAGAGGGAGATTCTCAGGTTCAAACGGAACTTGTAGCCAGAACAGCACAGTTAACAGACATAATAAGAAATTACTTCAGTCAGAAAACAGCCGCTGAACTGGCTCCGGAAAGAGAGCATATCATAAAAACTGAATTGAAAGATCTGGTGAACAGAGTTCTCAGCCAGGGTAAGGTTCAGGATATTATTTTTCCGGAACTCCAAGTTTATGAATTCTGATATTGGAAAGGGGACAGCATGACAGAAGTTCTGTCGCAGGATGAAATAGATCAGCTCTTAACCGCTATCTCCACGGGTGATACAGAACCCGAAGAGGCACAGCAGGTCACCGAGCGTAAAAACATCAGAATCTGGGACTTCAGACGTCCGGATAAATTCTCCAAGGAACAGATTCGTACGGTCTCATTTATGCATGAGACCTTTGCACGTTTAACAACCACATCACTTTCCGCACAGCTGCGGAGTCTTGTAAATGTACATGTTGCTTCGGTAGATCAGCTCACATATGAAGAGTTTATACGCTCAATTCCCTCTCCTACAGCTCTTGCGGTTATCAATATGGACCCCTTGAAGGGATCAGCCATACTTGAGATTGACCCGGCTGTAACATTTTCTATTATCGACCGTCTTTTCGGTGGTACAGGTGAGGGCAGCAAGATAAACAGGGAGCTCTCTGAGATTGAGCGTTCTGTAATGGAATCAATTATTGTAAGAATCCTTGGTAATATGAGAGAAGCCTGGAGTCAGGTTATCGACCTGAGACCACGGCTGGGGCAGATTGAGACAAATCCTCAGTTTGCACAGATCGTACCTCCTACAGAAATGGTCGTTCTTGTAACACTGGAAACAAAGGTTGAGGATGTGGAAGGGATGATGAACTTCTGTATTCCTTATCTGACAATCGAGCCGATTATCTCAAAACTGTCGGCCCAGTATTACTACTCATCCATCAGGAGAGGTACAACTACTGAAAATTTGAATATACTGAGGGAGCGTCTGGCAGGTATCAACGTTCCCATGATGGCGGAAGTCGGTGGTATTCAGCTTTCCATGCGGGATATCCTCTCTATCAAGACCGGTGATATTATCAGATTATCAGATACAACTCTGAATGATCCCATGATTCTTAAAATCGGTAACCGTCCTAAATTTGACTGCCGTCCCGGAGTCGTGGGCAACAAGATTGCTGTTCAGGTAACCCGGAAAATTGAAGATATAGATCAGACGGACTTTGAAGAACTGGCCGTTGAAGGAGACGAAGAATGAGTGATGGTTCCCTCTCTCAAGATGAAATTGATGCTCTGTTAATGGGTAATGACTCTCTGGGCGGTATGGATGATATGGGATCAGGTGCTTCTGCGGGTGGACTCGGTTCTTCTGAATTAGAAGCTCTTAACGGCCTTTTTTCCAAGGTTGTCGGAAATCTGAGTTCCACTATGAGTGGTTTAATGTCTACGGGAGTAACTATAAAACCTCCTGTAATTGAAAGCCTCTCCCGGGACGGCGTTCTTGCTCAACTCAGCAATGAAATTGTTGAAGTCAAGATGGATTTTAACCAGGGACTTTCCGGAGGGCATGTCTTTGTTTTCAGCCCCGAAAATGCTGTGAAAATTGCCGGTCCTATGATTGGACAGGAAGATGTTGAACTTGACGGTACGGCCATAAGTGCTGTAGGTGAAGCTGTTTCTCAGATAACAGGCTCTGAAGTCACTGTCATCGGTGATACCGTAAAAAGCAATATAATGACCATCAGTCCAGAAAGCCAGAAGATAGCCAAGGGACTTCTTTCCACAGGTGGAGATACACTGGTCAAAATCACTTATCCTGTTGAGATTGAAGGACAGGGCAGTCTGGAAATGGTAGAAATCCTGGAACTGAGTGTCGCAGCCGATCTGGCAGCCAAACTCGGTGCCTCACCAGAAACTTCTGGCGCCGTTGACCCAATGGCTGCCATGGGAATGGGTGGAAACGCCGGAATGGGATCTCCCATGGGTGGTGGCATGCCCGATATGAATCAGCAGCAGCAGATGATGGGGAATCAAATGGGCGGCATGGGTATGCCCCAGCAGCAGATGATGGGAAATCAAATGGGTGGAATGGGGATGCCCCAGCAGCAGATGGGTATGCCCCAGCAGCAGATGGGTATGGGCCAGCAGCAGATGGGTATGGGCCAGCAGATGAACCCTTACATGATGCAGCAGAACGCAGCACCCAATGTTCAGGGTGTCCAGTTCCCTGAATTCGGCGGAAATATATCACCTTCTGAACAGCGTAATATCGGACTCCTTATGGATGTTTCCATGGAGCTGACTGTAGAGCTTGGACGCACAAAATGGCAGATCAAGGATATTCTTGGTATCGGAGAAGGTACTATTATCGAGCTGGATAAGCTAGCGGGTGAACCTGTTGATATCCTTGTAAATAATAACCTGATCGCCAAGGGCGAGGTTGTTGTAATCGATGAAAACTTCGGTGTACGTGTAACTGATATTGTGTCCAATCTGGACAAGATGGGAGAACAGTAGAACAGAAGGATTATGAAAGTGCTGAGGCGATCCGACTATCGGCCCGGTGTGGATAATTCTATTATACATATAATTAAGTGAAACTTGGGAGGGGGACACTGAAACATTTATTATTGATACTCATCATAATGGGAACTCCATTGCTGATCACGGCACAGGAGTCTTCTCAAAATACTGAATTCCCGCAGATCAATGAAGCAGAGCTTCCCCTTTTTCCTGCAGATACCAATACCCCGGATACCGATGTACCGGCAGTGGACGGAAATATTCCGCCTACAGTTGGTCTCGGCGATCTTCTCAGGGTAATTATTGTACTCATTGCCGTCATCGGCTTAATCTATCTTCTGGTCTATTTTCTCAAGAAGATGAGTCCCATGGTAGAAAAGGATGAAGAGCGGATTTCTCTGATTGCCACACGTCATTTGAAACGTGACTCCTCACTGCACCTTATTGAGGTTGGTAATCAGATCTTTCTCATAGGTTCAGGCAGCTCATCTGTAAATATTATTTCTGAAATTACAGATCAGGAGACTCTGGACAGGTTTAAACTTGAACAGTCTGAAACGCCTGTTGCAGCTCCGGGAAGTTTCAGGTCTCTGTTTCGAAAGGGATTGTCACTGGGCAGCGGTAAAAAAGTTACTGACCAGTCACCCGATTTCTTAAGGTCCCAGCGGGACCGATTAAAAAATCTGAGGGACAGAGAATGAAAAAGATTGCCCTTCTGATTATGCTTTTTCTACTTGTTGCTCCTGTGTTTGCTCAGGAGATACCTGTACCTGATCCCGGTGAGACCGACGGTATCCTGGATCTTCCCTTTGTAAATCTTACTGTCAGGGATGCACAGAGTAATGAGGAAGTAGCTTTATCCATACAGCTTCTCCTTTTACTGACAACCCTCTCACTGGCACCGTCAATTGCAATTCTGATGACCTCTTTTCTCAGACTTTCCATCGTTCTGGACTTTATAAAAAGAGCACTTTCTCTACAGCAGGTTCCTCCTGCAAGTGTACTTATGGGAATTGCTCTGTTTTTGACCTTATTCATAATGTGGCCGACATTCGACCAGATATATCAGGAGTCTTTTAAACCTTTTTCACAGGGCGAGATCGGTATCGAAGAGATGATTGATAAAGCCGAAGGACCCATACGCTATTTCATGTACAGGCAGCTTAAGGATGATCCAAAGAATATCGAACTTTTTATGTCTCTGCGGGGGCTGGATCGTCCGGAAACATTTGCCGATGTTCCCACCTATGTTGTGATTCCTGCATTTATTCTCAATGAGCTCACCATCGCTTTCAAAATCGGAATTCTGCTTTATGTACCCTTTATTATTATCGACATGGTAGTGGCTTCTGTGCTTATGTCCATGGGTATGATCATGCTTCCACCTGTTATGATTTCAATGCCCTTCAAACTGGTCCTTTTTGTACTCGTTGACGGATGGAGCCTGTTGACACAGCAGATGGTACTGAGTTTTATGTAACGGTCTTAGGGCCTGGAGGAAAATATGTCTATTGGATTTGTTGTTGCACTTTTAAGAAACTCTGTTGTTCAGACTCTGATTCTGGCTTCGCCGGTACTGCTGGTGGCCATGACTATCGGTTTGATTATCTCAATTTTTCAGGCAACCACTTCAATACAGGATCAGTCATTAACCTTTGTACCCAAAATCCTGGCTATTTTTACAACCCTCGGATTACTGGGTGCCTGGATGGCTAATTCTCTGATTAATTATACTATTTCAATTTTTGAATTGATCCCATCCATGGCGGGTTAAGGGAGAGCTGATTGTTACTGAATGAGCTGATTCCGAATCTACAGCTTTATTTTCTCATCTTTGCACGAATCTTTGCTCTGTTTACGATAACACCTATACTCTCATCATCGGGTATACCGGGAATGGCAAGAACCGGTCTGGCAATTTTTACGGCTGTAGCTGTATACCCAATGGTAGGTACTCTTGGGTATGTCATTCCTGATACAGGAATTGTATTTGGGTTTCTGCTGATATTGGAAGTGCTTACCGGTCTTCTTATCGGGCTTTTTCTTCAGCTTATATTTGTTGTATTCCAGCTTTCAGGGCAGATGTTTTCAGTGCAGATGGGTTTTGGTGCCTCAGCAACATTTGACCCCATGTCCCAGGTTCAGATTCCACTTATCGGTCAGTTTTTCAACCTTATAGGTATGTTTGTTTTCATCATTTCCGGAAGCCTGCAGAAGGTCTTTCTTATAGGTGTTTACGGCTCATTTAAAGCCATGAGGGGAGATTATCTGCTTACTAATCCCGGTTTTCTCTCTGATGGACTGATTCAGGCTCTGGGACAGCTCTTTGAGCAGTCTCTCATACTGGCTTTTCCCATGATGGGAACACTCCTGATGGTATCTGTAACCATGGGTCTCCTGGCCAAAGCATCACCCCAGATGAATCTTATGATGGTAGGTTTTCCTATTCAGATTGCGGTCGGGTTTTTAATTATCATGATGTCTGCTCCATTTCTTGCAGAAAAGATGGTTATGGTTATTGAAACCGGTTTTTCACAGATCGAAGAGCTCCTCAGACTGTATCATTTTGAGGGGGCCGCCCTATGATGATGAATCAGAGAGTACAGCCTGGAACTGAAGGAATTCACAAGGACAATCAAGGTTCTGTAAATAAGAGTTTTGAGAATCATTTTTACTCATTTCCATCTCTTCATGAAGAAAGTGATTTTGCCATGCATCTGCAGTGGTTTGCCGCAGAAGATGAAGGGCGAACCGAAGAGCCTACCGAACAGAAAATCAGAAAATCACGTGAAGATGGTAAGGTTGCCAAATCTGCGGATCTTGTTGCAGCACTGATTCTGCTCTTCTCTCTGCTCCTTATTGCAATTATGAGCCCCTACATGGTTAAAACTCTCAAATCGATGCTGCAGTTTTTTCTTGTTCAGTCCACAGAAGCTGATATTACAAGCGACGGCATGATACCAAAGGCCTTTATCTCTTATTATCTGAAACTCACACTGCCGGTGATGGGAATTGCCTTTTTTGCGGCTCTCCTGGGAAATCTTTTTCAGGTAGGCTTCCTGTTTACAACCAAGCCTATTCAGCCTGATTTCTCAAAGATATCCCCTAATGTAATAAAATGGGCTCAGAGAGTCATGTTCTCATCAGAAGGGCTGTTTAATATGGCCAAATCTCTATTTAAAATTGCTGTTATCGTTACTCTGGCTTATTTTAATATCAGTAGAAAGGTTCCTGAAATAACCAATCTGGTATACGGTACCGTCGGAGATGCGGCCTCGGTTGTCGGAGGACTGGCTTTCAGGCTTATGATAGAGACCGCTCTTCTCCTTCTTGTATTTTCTCTGCCGGATTATTTTTTCCAGCGTAAACAGCATCTGGAATCATTGAAAATGACCAAGCATGAGATCAAGGAAGAGATGAAACAGTCTGACGGAGATCCTCTGATCAAGAGCAGGCTGAGGCAGAAGATGCGTGAGCTGCTGACAAATCAGATGATGCAGAGTGTTCCCGATGCGGATATGGTCGTAACAAACCCTACCCACTTTGCTGTAGCACTTGAATATAAGCAGGACAGCATGACTGCCCCCAGGGTCTGCGCCAAGGGTATGGATGAAGTTGCTCAGAGGATTAAGGCTCTGGCACGGGACAATGATGTTCCGATTGTTGAGAATAAACCCCTTGCAAGAGCATTACATGCTAATGTTGAGATCGGGGATGAAATACCGGAAGAATACTATAGTGTTGTATCGGGTCTTCTTGTTAAGATTTACGAAATGACCGGGAAATCAGTCAGT includes the following:
- a CDS encoding motility protein A, which translates into the protein MDIATIGGLAGGFLLIVGSIIASGNAINLFINLPSVIIVIFGSFAAMIVASPLQRALGFTKFLNVAMNVQVYNKEAIITQLVSFADNARKEGLLSLDDALNDVEDDFLRGGLRLVVDGTDPDVIKKILYGNVSMIDSRHQDGIDFFGNWAKIAPAFGMIGTLLGLIGMMANLEDTASIGPNMAVALVTTLYGSIFANLVLMPIQVKLDDRNKEELMVKEIMIQGILSIQSGDNPRILEDKLYTYLPPAERPQKSSGGE
- the motB gene encoding flagellar motor protein MotB, translated to MADEDEKKCPKCEEGAAEWLTTYGDMVTLLLCFFVILMNPETIEGARMELIMVSFNGLGPLQGGNTLDVGELAELGNNIMAMPSTKRARGLDKARQTAVSMFKPEVKSKQVRITEDERGLVITLASDAFFKPASADVDIENTRDILQKLSGLLSSEALEDRKFRIEGHTDASPTDPEGPWPSNWELSAARSANVLHYLVDLGVDEAQFQIAGMSDTVPLVADDSPEGRAYNRRVDVIVLAEAHE
- a CDS encoding flagellar basal body-associated FliL family protein, which gives rise to MADEDIELGNALEAASPDEMGEPKKKRFISDKIARVLVYVASGIIAILLTITISVVTFRVLDKGSVNRSFAEVSQAYETIPEPYTYYTLIPQIRGVTRDQSPHSVIVKVDIGYKEGDSQVQTELVARTAQLTDIIRNYFSQKTAAELAPEREHIIKTELKDLVNRVLSQGKVQDIIFPELQVYEF
- the fliM gene encoding flagellar motor switch protein FliM, which gives rise to MTEVLSQDEIDQLLTAISTGDTEPEEAQQVTERKNIRIWDFRRPDKFSKEQIRTVSFMHETFARLTTTSLSAQLRSLVNVHVASVDQLTYEEFIRSIPSPTALAVINMDPLKGSAILEIDPAVTFSIIDRLFGGTGEGSKINRELSEIERSVMESIIVRILGNMREAWSQVIDLRPRLGQIETNPQFAQIVPPTEMVVLVTLETKVEDVEGMMNFCIPYLTIEPIISKLSAQYYYSSIRRGTTTENLNILRERLAGINVPMMAEVGGIQLSMRDILSIKTGDIIRLSDTTLNDPMILKIGNRPKFDCRPGVVGNKIAVQVTRKIEDIDQTDFEELAVEGDEE
- the fliN gene encoding flagellar motor switch protein FliN, which gives rise to MSDGSLSQDEIDALLMGNDSLGGMDDMGSGASAGGLGSSELEALNGLFSKVVGNLSSTMSGLMSTGVTIKPPVIESLSRDGVLAQLSNEIVEVKMDFNQGLSGGHVFVFSPENAVKIAGPMIGQEDVELDGTAISAVGEAVSQITGSEVTVIGDTVKSNIMTISPESQKIAKGLLSTGGDTLVKITYPVEIEGQGSLEMVEILELSVAADLAAKLGASPETSGAVDPMAAMGMGGNAGMGSPMGGGMPDMNQQQQMMGNQMGGMGMPQQQMMGNQMGGMGMPQQQMGMPQQQMGMGQQQMGMGQQMNPYMMQQNAAPNVQGVQFPEFGGNISPSEQRNIGLLMDVSMELTVELGRTKWQIKDILGIGEGTIIELDKLAGEPVDILVNNNLIAKGEVVVIDENFGVRVTDIVSNLDKMGEQ
- a CDS encoding flagellar biosynthetic protein FliO, giving the protein MGTPLLITAQESSQNTEFPQINEAELPLFPADTNTPDTDVPAVDGNIPPTVGLGDLLRVIIVLIAVIGLIYLLVYFLKKMSPMVEKDEERISLIATRHLKRDSSLHLIEVGNQIFLIGSGSSSVNIISEITDQETLDRFKLEQSETPVAAPGSFRSLFRKGLSLGSGKKVTDQSPDFLRSQRDRLKNLRDRE
- the fliP gene encoding flagellar type III secretion system pore protein FliP (The bacterial flagellar biogenesis protein FliP forms a type III secretion system (T3SS)-type pore required for flagellar assembly.), with the protein product MKKIALLIMLFLLVAPVFAQEIPVPDPGETDGILDLPFVNLTVRDAQSNEEVALSIQLLLLLTTLSLAPSIAILMTSFLRLSIVLDFIKRALSLQQVPPASVLMGIALFLTLFIMWPTFDQIYQESFKPFSQGEIGIEEMIDKAEGPIRYFMYRQLKDDPKNIELFMSLRGLDRPETFADVPTYVVIPAFILNELTIAFKIGILLYVPFIIIDMVVASVLMSMGMIMLPPVMISMPFKLVLFVLVDGWSLLTQQMVLSFM
- the fliQ gene encoding flagellar biosynthesis protein FliQ is translated as MSIGFVVALLRNSVVQTLILASPVLLVAMTIGLIISIFQATTSIQDQSLTFVPKILAIFTTLGLLGAWMANSLINYTISIFELIPSMAG
- the fliR gene encoding flagellar biosynthetic protein FliR, which codes for MLLNELIPNLQLYFLIFARIFALFTITPILSSSGIPGMARTGLAIFTAVAVYPMVGTLGYVIPDTGIVFGFLLILEVLTGLLIGLFLQLIFVVFQLSGQMFSVQMGFGASATFDPMSQVQIPLIGQFFNLIGMFVFIISGSLQKVFLIGVYGSFKAMRGDYLLTNPGFLSDGLIQALGQLFEQSLILAFPMMGTLLMVSVTMGLLAKASPQMNLMMVGFPIQIAVGFLIIMMSAPFLAEKMVMVIETGFSQIEELLRLYHFEGAAL
- the flhB gene encoding flagellar biosynthesis protein FlhB, producing the protein MNQRVQPGTEGIHKDNQGSVNKSFENHFYSFPSLHEESDFAMHLQWFAAEDEGRTEEPTEQKIRKSREDGKVAKSADLVAALILLFSLLLIAIMSPYMVKTLKSMLQFFLVQSTEADITSDGMIPKAFISYYLKLTLPVMGIAFFAALLGNLFQVGFLFTTKPIQPDFSKISPNVIKWAQRVMFSSEGLFNMAKSLFKIAVIVTLAYFNISRKVPEITNLVYGTVGDAASVVGGLAFRLMIETALLLLVFSLPDYFFQRKQHLESLKMTKHEIKEEMKQSDGDPLIKSRLRQKMRELLTNQMMQSVPDADMVVTNPTHFAVALEYKQDSMTAPRVCAKGMDEVAQRIKALARDNDVPIVENKPLARALHANVEIGDEIPEEYYSVVSGLLVKIYEMTGKSVS